Within Dysgonomonas sp. HDW5A, the genomic segment CCATAGTCATTGACCGGCGATCCGGCTTTTATCAGCTTTCGAGGATTCGCTGCAACCTCTTGATAATAGATTGCTCCTTCTGTAGCATATTTATTGATTTGGTAGTTCCATTGATTCAAGCCGATATTCCAGTCATGATTACCAGATTTCTTACCTACTTCGAAGGTAGACATCAATGATTTCAGAGGTCTTCTTTTAGTAGCCAAAACAAGTACCCCTTGTACATCGTTTCCGGCATACGCCTCGCCGGTATCGGCATAGGTATACTTATCATCTCCCACAGTATTCACACCTGTCATGATAGGTAAATAATTACCTATTTTTCCAGTATGGTAACGGGAAATCATATTCAGATGCAAGCCATTATCCAATGTATTCTTCCAAATAAAATCTAATGTATGAGACTCTGATCCGTAATCTTTTATAACATCACGATTTACATATTCTCCGGTAAAAGCATCTTTCAACATGATTTTTCCGGTATTTTCATAGTAAGAGTCTCCCCCCATTTTGAATCCGTCAATCTCTTCAATTTTGCCACCCTTTTTATACATGAACGGTGCATATGATTGACGAAGCCCTTCTGTATTGGTGTATTTATACATTGCAGTAATAGTACCTGTACCTCCCTGAAAAGAATAATCCTGAGTCAAGGCTCCTTTATACATCTGAGTTTTATCAGAATAATATTTAGGCAAACCTTGTGCTTTAAAAGCTCCCGGATCATAATTCAAGTAAGCTCCTGCTGAGAATTTCAATCCTTTTTTATTCAATGGACCGCTCAGATTAATATCACCACGCAACAATCCGAAATGATTTGAATTGAGTGTACCTACCCCATGAAATTGGTCGGTACCCAAATTATCAAATGTACTTACTGAAAAGCCAACATCTCCAATTTTTATCGCGGTTTGTCCTAAATCAAGCAACTGCACTTTATTGATCATTATATCCTGACGCCACGCTTTAGTCGGCAGCTCGGGCCAGAAAAAGTAAACTACAGGCAATCCGTTCTCAAGAACAGTTGTACCCCCTACCGAAGCAGGAAGTCCGATATTCACATCACGAGGCCCCGTATTGTTAGCTGCATTTAGCATCACATTACGATCACTTTTGTGCTCTTCACTCTTCGTCTTCACTTTTAGAGTATCAGCAACAGCTTTCTCCTGAGCAAATGCAGTAGTACTACTAAGTAATCCTGCTAGAGCCACTAAAGCTCCTATGTTTCTATAATTTTTATTCATGGCTAGGTTTTTTAGGTATTAAAGAAAGAGAGTATCATAGATCGAAGGCAAATAAAAAATCTCTCAATAAAAAGCTACAATCCTGCTCCTATGATACTCTTTCTGCTTATTTTTTAGTTAGTATGTAATTATTTCAATCCGTATTTTGCTGTACGGGCATCTTTTATGACTCCTTTCCAATTAAGCCCGTATCCGAAATTATATAAATTGCCTTCCGTATCTTTATGGCACTCCATATCAAAAGGTACGTCTTCATATTGTTTTTCAACAGCAGACATACTTGCAGGCATTTGCATAGGCAGTAAGCCCGAAGGTTCTGACTTTCCGGATATAATATCCAAAACAGGTTGTTCTGTTACACTGAAACGAACAATAATACCATCCACTTTATCTTCAAATTCATTAAAGATCATACCTCTTGAGACATTAGCAACAACGATGACCGGTTTATCACCCATCATTTCTTTAGTATCAAGTACCGTTTTCAAATCCATCGTATTGGATGCTGTTACAGTCTTATTTTTGTAAGAGCGGTTTGTTATCGTAGGATCTACAACAGGGTCACCTGCGGCAATACTATGCTCACGAGCATCAGTTGCTGTATAAGTTCCATACTGCAATGTGATAGGCACATAACCATTACCTCCTGCTTTACGATCGTTCTTATCGTATCCTCCCCCATCATTATTATTATATGGACTGGAAATAAATACAATAGCAAAATCAGCTTGCGAAGGGTCTTCTGTTACATTGTAATACTTTTTCAGCAATTCAGTATTCACCGGAGTTGTCAATCGTGGTTGTGACCAATTTCCCCACCAGTCTTTAACAGCCGGAATATATGTTTTTGGAATAAAGACAGTTTTCTTTTCAGTTATAGGTAATACATTATTTTTATTCTTCAGCATTACAATAGATTTTACCTGAGTATCATATCCCACTTGCATAAACTCGGGATTACCTACTACTTTAGCACTCTCCTGAGGATCCAGGTATGGATTTTCAAATAATCCTAAACGGAATATATTGCGAAGTAAGCGTACTGCCGATTGTTCAAATCTATTTCTTATGAATGCTTCTCCTTTTTCCTTCTCGCCCATTTTATAGGCTTCCAAGATAGGAGCAATTTCATTATTTCCTCCAAACTGATCCATTCCGGCCATAAGAGCTAAATAATGTCTCTCTGCAACTGTAAGGGTTTCTGCTCCCCAAGGTTTTCCTTCAAAATCACCGGGTGTTTTGCCTTCATTTTTTGTAATACCCCAATCGGTACACACAACTCCATCGTACTTATATTTATCTCTTAGCAGATCAGTTATAATGTATTTGCTAAAGCCGTTCCCATAGTTAGTTCCGTCTTTCGCTTGATTGTACGATATGGTATAATAAGGCATTACTGCAGAAGCCATACCCGTTTTTCCATTCAATTTAAACGCTCCTTCTGTAAAGGGTTTTAAATGTGTTTCGAAATTACTGCCCGGATATACTGCAAATTTACCAAAAGCCCAGTGACCATCGCGACCACCTTCTTCAGGACCTCCACTTGGCCAATGTTTAACCATAGCATTCACACTCTTATATCCCCAGCCGTCTTTGATTTCATCAACTCCTGTTGATGTCTGAAAACCATCGATATAAGCACGAGCCATATCAGTTGCCAATTCAGGGCTTTCACCAAATGTCATAGATGCACGATACCAACGAGGCTCTGTTGCCAAATCGATTTGAGGTGAAAGAGCTGTGGCTATACCTAAGGCTCTGTACTCCTGTGCTGCAATATGTCCAAATTGTTTCACCAAAGCAGGGTCAAATGTGGCCGCCATACCAAGACCATCAGGCCATACCGAAATATCTCCTCCGGCTCCTGCATTAAACTCGGCAACAGTAGAACCTGTTACTTGACCCGAGTGGCGTGGGTCGGAACTATTATTCGCAGGAATACCCAAACCAATACTTTCGACATATGCTTGCATTTCATTATTCCACTTGGCTGCAACTTCAGGGCTCTGCACCCCTACAATTAACACATGTCGTAAATTATCGTCTTTTAAAAATTTCTTTTGTGCATCCGATAAAGCCCAAGGCTGAAGGCCACTTTCTTTAAATGTTTTACCATTATAAGTTCCGGCTGCAAAGCCTTTAGCATTAGCAGGTATTGCCTGATGACCACTATATAGCATCAAACCTGCAATTTGCTCTACCGACATTTGTTTTGCTAAATCTTTAGCTCTCACATCAGCAGGCAAGCGCCAATCTTCATACGGATCAAGTTTACCATTTTTATTGAGGTCTTTAAATTTAAGTCCGTTAACGGTTAAAATTGTCACCCCCGAATTAGGAGAATATCCCAGAGTAGCTCCTTTTTTATTAGTTACTACCTCATAGCTATTTTGGGAGTAGCCAAGTGCTAACATCGAGATACCCAGAATACTTAGATATAATTTCTTCATGATGTTTGATTTTAAATATTAAGGTTTCATTCAATTACTATGTCGCAAATGTATCATTTTATTTGCGTCTACAATACGCATGAGGTGTTATTTTGACGCAACATGTTTTATAACATACAGATTTTAACAAATCATTATAAAACATAAATAAGCACAAACTCCTTATTATTGCAACTGTAGATAAGCTTTTACAGATTTAGTATGTTATAATCTGACAAAAAGTATTAGTTTTGCAATTATATAGTTACAACGAAGCTGTAGATAAGCTCGCCGATTTGAGTAAGCCTATTTACAATAATATATTTACGGTACTTAAACAACAAAATGGTAAAATACAACCGAATACTGCTTAAATTAAGCGGTGAATCCCTGATGGGAGACAAACAATATGGTATAGACGAGAAGCGTCTATCGGAATATGCCACACAAATCAAAGAAATAGCCGAAATGGGTGTGCAGGTCGGTATTGTTATCGGTGGAGGAAATATTTTTCGCGGATTGAGTGGTGCCTCGAAAGGCTATGATAGGGTCAAAGGTGACCAGATGGGAATGTTAGCAACCGTTATTAATAGTTTAGGTTTAAGCTCTGCGTTGACCGCTATCGGGCAAAAATCACGTGTCTTAACAGCTATCCGTATGGAACCTATTGGCGAGTTATACTCTAAATGGAAAGCTATAGAGGCTTTGGAAAATGGTGAAGTTGTAATTATTTCGTGCGGCACAGGTAACCCGTTCTTTACCACCGATACAGGTTCTGCTTTGCGTGGCATCGAAATTGAAGCCGATGTGATGTTGAAGGGCACTCGTGTAGACGGCATTTACACCGCCGACCCCGAAAAAGACCCTACCGCAACTAAGTTCGAAAATATATCTTATGATGATGTATACAATAAGGGACTTAAGGTAATGGACTTAACGGCAACAACCATGTGTAAAGAGAATAATCTACCTATTGTGGTCTTTGATATGGACACCGTTGGTAATCTCGCAAAAGTAATGAAGGGCGAAAACATAGGAACGTATGTTCACGCCTAATCAGCAATAAAAACAGCAAATAGAAGATAATATTCAATAGGTCTGAAACCTTAATTTTCACGAAAAATGGCAGATATTAAAGAGTTAGAAAAGAAAGCTGAAGCTAAGATGAAATCGACTATCGAATTCTTAGAAGAAACTTTGGCTCACATACGTGCAGGAAAAGCAAATCCTCGTATCCTCGATGGCATAAAACTAGATTATTACGGCAGTATAACCGCTCTTACAGGCGTTGCATCTGTAAACACTCCCGATGCAAGAACCATCGTTATACAACCTTGGGAGAAAAACATGCTTGGTGAGATAGAAAAAGCGATCATTAACTCTGATTTAGGATTAAATCCGGACAATAATGGCGAAATGATTCGTTTATCGATTCCTCCATTAACCGAAGAACGTCGTAAGACTTTGGTAAAACAATCGAAACAAGAGGCAGAAGAAGCTAAAATAAGTGTTCGCAACGCCCGTCGTGATGTTATTGATGCTGTAAAAAAATCAGTAAAAGACGGTACACCCGAAGATGTCGCAAAAGATGCTGAAGCAAATATTCAAAAAATCCACGATAAATATATCAAAGCGATAGACGAATTGTTTGCTGATAAAGAAAAAGAGATCATGACTGTATAAGTCGCAGACTTTAATTCTAACATAAAATACAGAGTAAAGAATTTAGAGACTTAATAGCCTCTATTCTTTACTCTTTTTGTATCTTAGAGAATTGATTCAAGATAATATTTTATCAGAACTATTTCTTGCTTTGGCAAGCAAAAAAAGCAATAGATAGTATGTTTACTAAATATGTCATTAAATAGTTACCTTACTCAATTGTCCGTGAAATAAAAACCATATATCAATACGAACTAAAAACACAAAATCATGGCTACAATAAAACCCTTTAAAGGGCTACGCCCACCAAAAAGCATCGTCAAAGAAGTGGCTTCTCGACCTTATGATGTCCTCAATTCGCATGAAGCCCGGTTAGAAGCTGAAAGTAATGAGAAATCGCTGTACCGAATCATCAAGCCTGAGATAGACTTTGAAGAACAGATAGACGAACATGATCCCAGAGTATACGAACGGGCATTGCAAAACTTCAATAAGTTTCAGAAGAAAGGATGGCTCGTACAAGATGAGCAAGAAAATTATTATGTATATGCTCAAACCATGAATGGCAAAACTCAGTACGGACTGGTTGTGTGCTCTCATGTGGATGAATACATGTCGGGCAAAATAAAAAAGCATGAGTTAACACGTAAGGATAAAGAAGAAGACCGCATGCTACATGTCAATATAAATGATGCCAATATAGAGCCTGTATTTTTCGCTTATCCTGATAATAAAGAATTAGGAGACATAATCACCCGAGTAATATCGTCACCAACAGAATACGATTTCATAACTCCCGATAATGTAGGGCATCATTTCTGGATCATCGATAACGACAAGGACATCCGCGATATAACAAATATTTTCGTCCAAATCCCCTATTTATACATAGCAGATGGGCATCACCGATCTGCGGCAGCAGCATTGGTATGTGCTGAAAAAGCCAAAAAGAACCCCAATCATACAGGAAACGAAGAATATAACTACTTTATGTCTGTTTGTTTCCCTGCAAGTCAATTGAACATCATTGACTACAATCGTTTAGTAAAAGATTTGAATGGATTGACTCCTTCTGAATTTATAAACCGACTCGAGACCTCTTTCATCGTTGAAGAAAAGGGATCTGACATCGTTCGTCTAAACTCATTGCATACTTTCTCGGTATATCTTGATGGTAAATGCTACTATTTAACAGCTAAAGAAAACACTTATAATGATAATGATCCGATTGAAGGGTTAGATGTTACCGTTTCATCAAAATATATTCTGGATGATATTTTGGATATCAAAGACTTGAGAACTGATAAGAGAATAGATTTCGTAGGAGGTATCAGAGGATTAAAAGAACTAAAACAAAGGGTAGACAGCGGAGAAATGGCTTTAGCAATTGTTCTTCATCCCGTTACAATGGAGCAACTGATGCGGATTGCCGATTCAAACAATATTATGCCACCTAAGACTACTTGGTTTGAGCCTAAACTAAGATCGGGATTGGTGATTCATAAGTTGAGTTAAGTAATCATACTGGAATAAATCATTGTTCGCACTTAATTTATACCTTTACAGACGAAAAGAAAAGTATAGACAGAATTTTCAACAGGTAATCATTTAAGGTCTCAGACCTATTTATAACTTTGGTAAGCATAATAGCAAGAGACAGTTATAGTTATAAAATTCAACTATAAATATTTAATGCTACTTATTTACTTAATTCATCTATACAGAATACAAATTTAGGAATAAAAAATAATGAAGAAGTTTTAATGAAAGGATTGGTTATAAAAAATACCGGAAGCTGGTATCTTGTACGCACGGATGAAAACAAAAACGTAGAATGCAAGATAAAAGGCAGCTTCAGGCTGAAGGACATAAGAAGTACCAATCCCATAACAGTAGGTGACAGAGTATCCATCATCATGAATGAAGATGGAACGGGTGTCATTACTGAAATACAAGATCGTAAGAACTATATTATCAGACGATCATCCAACTTATCGAAGCAATCACATATCATTGCTTCGAATTTAGACTTATGCTTTCTGATAGTAACAGTCTGTAAACCTATCACGACAACTGTATTTATAGACCGGTTTTTAGCCTCGGCCGAAGCCTATCGTATTCCTGTCAATCTGTTATTCAACAAAATAGACATATACGATGAAGCCGAAACCGAATACATGGAGGCTTTAATAAACTTATATGAATATATAGGCTATCCATGTTACAAAATATCAGCAAAAAACAGTACAGGGCTAGATATATTAAACAGCAGGCTTAAAGACAAAATAACGCTATTTTCGGGACACTCAGGTGTTGGGAAATCTACTCTTATAAATGCCATTGTACCCAATTCTACATTAAAGACAGGCGATATCTCGAATTATCACGGAAAGGGTATGCACACTACAACCTTCTCCGAAATGATGGAACTTCCCCAAGGTGGTTTTATTATTGATACTCCCGGAATCAAAGGCTTTGGAACAGTAGATATGAATCCTGAAGAAATAAGCCATTATTTTACTGAGATTTTCAAATTCTCACATAATTGCCGATTCAACAATTGCATGCATACAAACGAACCGGGGTGTGCAGTAAGAGAAGCTGTAGAAAATCATTATATAAGCGAAAGCAGATATAAATCATACATTAATATCTTAGAAGACGAGACTGATGACAAATACCGAAAATAGGACCACCATAAAATTTAGACTGGATCTTAAATCTTTTTTATGTTTTTTGCTTATATTTGTTATTGAGGTTATTATAGCATTGTTTGTAAAAGATAGTATCATTCGGCCTTATGGGGGAGATATCTTGGTAGTTATTCTGATGTACTATTTTTTCAAAAGCTTTGTAAAGATGAATCCCCTGCCTCTGGCTTTAGGTGTTCTGCTCTTTGCATACGCTGTAGAAATCGGACAATACTTCAACCTCGTAGAAGTTTTAAATATGCAGGATAATGCCATCAT encodes:
- a CDS encoding glycoside hydrolase family 3 N-terminal domain-containing protein; this encodes MKKLYLSILGISMLALGYSQNSYEVVTNKKGATLGYSPNSGVTILTVNGLKFKDLNKNGKLDPYEDWRLPADVRAKDLAKQMSVEQIAGLMLYSGHQAIPANAKGFAAGTYNGKTFKESGLQPWALSDAQKKFLKDDNLRHVLIVGVQSPEVAAKWNNEMQAYVESIGLGIPANNSSDPRHSGQVTGSTVAEFNAGAGGDISVWPDGLGMAATFDPALVKQFGHIAAQEYRALGIATALSPQIDLATEPRWYRASMTFGESPELATDMARAYIDGFQTSTGVDEIKDGWGYKSVNAMVKHWPSGGPEEGGRDGHWAFGKFAVYPGSNFETHLKPFTEGAFKLNGKTGMASAVMPYYTISYNQAKDGTNYGNGFSKYIITDLLRDKYKYDGVVCTDWGITKNEGKTPGDFEGKPWGAETLTVAERHYLALMAGMDQFGGNNEIAPILEAYKMGEKEKGEAFIRNRFEQSAVRLLRNIFRLGLFENPYLDPQESAKVVGNPEFMQVGYDTQVKSIVMLKNKNNVLPITEKKTVFIPKTYIPAVKDWWGNWSQPRLTTPVNTELLKKYYNVTEDPSQADFAIVFISSPYNNNDGGGYDKNDRKAGGNGYVPITLQYGTYTATDAREHSIAAGDPVVDPTITNRSYKNKTVTASNTMDLKTVLDTKEMMGDKPVIVVANVSRGMIFNEFEDKVDGIIVRFSVTEQPVLDIISGKSEPSGLLPMQMPASMSAVEKQYEDVPFDMECHKDTEGNLYNFGYGLNWKGVIKDARTAKYGLK
- the pyrH gene encoding UMP kinase, with the protein product MVKYNRILLKLSGESLMGDKQYGIDEKRLSEYATQIKEIAEMGVQVGIVIGGGNIFRGLSGASKGYDRVKGDQMGMLATVINSLGLSSALTAIGQKSRVLTAIRMEPIGELYSKWKAIEALENGEVVIISCGTGNPFFTTDTGSALRGIEIEADVMLKGTRVDGIYTADPEKDPTATKFENISYDDVYNKGLKVMDLTATTMCKENNLPIVVFDMDTVGNLAKVMKGENIGTYVHA
- the frr gene encoding ribosome recycling factor encodes the protein MADIKELEKKAEAKMKSTIEFLEETLAHIRAGKANPRILDGIKLDYYGSITALTGVASVNTPDARTIVIQPWEKNMLGEIEKAIINSDLGLNPDNNGEMIRLSIPPLTEERRKTLVKQSKQEAEEAKISVRNARRDVIDAVKKSVKDGTPEDVAKDAEANIQKIHDKYIKAIDELFADKEKEIMTV
- a CDS encoding DUF1015 domain-containing protein yields the protein MATIKPFKGLRPPKSIVKEVASRPYDVLNSHEARLEAESNEKSLYRIIKPEIDFEEQIDEHDPRVYERALQNFNKFQKKGWLVQDEQENYYVYAQTMNGKTQYGLVVCSHVDEYMSGKIKKHELTRKDKEEDRMLHVNINDANIEPVFFAYPDNKELGDIITRVISSPTEYDFITPDNVGHHFWIIDNDKDIRDITNIFVQIPYLYIADGHHRSAAAALVCAEKAKKNPNHTGNEEYNYFMSVCFPASQLNIIDYNRLVKDLNGLTPSEFINRLETSFIVEEKGSDIVRLNSLHTFSVYLDGKCYYLTAKENTYNDNDPIEGLDVTVSSKYILDDILDIKDLRTDKRIDFVGGIRGLKELKQRVDSGEMALAIVLHPVTMEQLMRIADSNNIMPPKTTWFEPKLRSGLVIHKLS
- the rsgA gene encoding ribosome small subunit-dependent GTPase A, which codes for MKGLVIKNTGSWYLVRTDENKNVECKIKGSFRLKDIRSTNPITVGDRVSIIMNEDGTGVITEIQDRKNYIIRRSSNLSKQSHIIASNLDLCFLIVTVCKPITTTVFIDRFLASAEAYRIPVNLLFNKIDIYDEAETEYMEALINLYEYIGYPCYKISAKNSTGLDILNSRLKDKITLFSGHSGVGKSTLINAIVPNSTLKTGDISNYHGKGMHTTTFSEMMELPQGGFIIDTPGIKGFGTVDMNPEEISHYFTEIFKFSHNCRFNNCMHTNEPGCAVREAVENHYISESRYKSYINILEDETDDKYRK
- a CDS encoding DUF2809 domain-containing protein produces the protein MYYFFKSFVKMNPLPLALGVLLFAYAVEIGQYFNLVEVLNMQDNAIMRIVIGSSFSWGDIFCYTLGAIICLFIDRKELKAISY